Proteins found in one Desulfobacterales bacterium genomic segment:
- a CDS encoding DUF3786 domain-containing protein, with the protein MPKPKNAMEVFQLLDKSNCRECGEKTCLAFAGAVFQGKRHIADCPKLDREIIARFSGSDEEANSGFVEGADFLEQLKKEITAADLPEAAQRVGADFMGNKLTLKVLGKDFSVDTDGNLYTQIHINPWVAVPFLIYILAGKGLPVSGNWVSFRELKDGKERYALFKKRCEDAMKQVADSYTALFDDLVHIFSAQQVEEQFESDISVVLHPLPKVPMMICYWQPEDGLESSLNVFFDQTADQNLNADAVFTLGVGLAQMFSKLSLRHGFDEARSIK; encoded by the coding sequence TGCCAAAACCCAAAAACGCCATGGAGGTATTTCAGCTGCTCGACAAATCCAACTGCCGGGAGTGCGGTGAGAAAACATGCCTGGCCTTTGCCGGCGCCGTATTCCAGGGCAAACGCCATATCGCCGATTGCCCCAAGCTGGATCGCGAAATCATTGCGCGCTTTTCCGGGTCGGATGAAGAAGCCAATTCCGGTTTTGTGGAAGGGGCCGATTTTCTGGAGCAGCTTAAAAAGGAAATTACCGCTGCTGATTTGCCCGAGGCGGCTCAGAGAGTGGGCGCCGATTTTATGGGCAACAAACTGACGCTGAAGGTGCTGGGCAAAGATTTTAGCGTCGATACCGACGGAAATCTGTATACCCAGATCCACATCAATCCCTGGGTGGCGGTTCCGTTTCTGATTTATATCCTGGCCGGCAAAGGGCTGCCGGTCTCCGGCAACTGGGTTTCGTTTCGCGAGTTAAAAGACGGCAAGGAACGCTATGCCCTTTTTAAAAAGCGCTGCGAGGACGCCATGAAACAGGTGGCTGACAGCTACACCGCACTCTTTGACGACCTGGTCCATATTTTCAGCGCCCAACAGGTGGAAGAGCAATTTGAATCCGACATTTCGGTGGTGCTGCATCCGCTGCCCAAAGTGCCCATGATGATCTGTTACTGGCAGCCTGAAGATGGGCTTGAATCCAGTTTGAATGTATTTTTTGACCAGACCGCCGATCAAAACCTGAATGCCGATGCGGTCTTCACCCTCGGCGTGGGACTGGCCCAGATGTTTTCCAAGCTGTCCTTGCGCCACGGTTTTGACGAGGCCAGATCGATAAAATAG